One genomic window of Polyangium aurulentum includes the following:
- a CDS encoding DUF1579 domain-containing protein yields the protein MSKRSFEQSKSEGGVHHRLGLLVGDWEGTTRTWFEPGKLADESPWRGTIRPVLDGRFVVHEYEGSLQGKPMAGMAIHGYHLDADRYETAWIDSFHNGTAIMFSKGAAGDEAHRVLGSYGAPPGPAWGWRTEIEQPEPDRLVITHYNVMPDGQEAKAVETVYQRRRAR from the coding sequence ATGAGCAAGCGTTCGTTCGAGCAATCGAAGTCGGAAGGCGGCGTCCACCATCGGCTGGGGCTGCTCGTCGGGGATTGGGAGGGGACGACGCGGACCTGGTTCGAGCCGGGCAAGCTCGCGGACGAATCACCCTGGCGCGGCACGATTCGCCCCGTGCTCGACGGGCGCTTTGTGGTGCACGAGTACGAGGGCTCGCTCCAGGGAAAGCCCATGGCGGGAATGGCCATTCACGGCTACCACCTCGACGCCGACCGCTACGAGACGGCCTGGATCGATAGCTTTCACAACGGCACGGCGATCATGTTCTCCAAGGGCGCGGCCGGCGACGAGGCGCATCGCGTGCTCGGCAGCTATGGCGCGCCGCCCGGGCCTGCCTGGGGCTGGCGGACGGAGATCGAGCAACCCGAGCCGGATCGGCTGGTGATCACGCACTACAACGTGATGCCGGACGGGCAGGAGGCGAAGGCCGTCGAGACGGTTTACCAGCGGCGCCGCGCGCGCTGA